From the Desulfovibrio sp. Huiquan2017 genome, the window GTGTCCAGCAGGAAATCCGAGGGGACGCGCGCGGTCAGGCCGAACAAGGTCCAGGGCGCGGTCTTGCCGCCGGTGTGGTCGCGCAGGGTGGCCAGGATCTCGGCGGCCACGGGCTCGTCGTCTTCCCGGCGGATGAAGAACTGGACCAGACAGGCCAGCCCCGTGCCCGGATGATGCAAAGCCGCGCCCAGACCGCGATGGCCGTCGGCCCGCCAGAGAAAGCTTTTGGACCGCAGGCCAGCCTCGGCCAGCCGGGCCATGGCTCCGGCCCAGGCGGGCGGGGTCTCCGCGTCGTCCACGCCCCGGACCTCGGCGGACTTGTTGCCACGGGTCAACTTCCCGATATGCTTGTCAAAGGAGAAGGTTCCCCGGACGCGGTTCCACTTGAGTTCGCAGACCGGGCCGTCCGCGTCGGCCAGCAGGAGACCGTCCCGCTCCACGGCCGAAGGCTCCCAACCGGAGGGCGCGACCAGTCCGATGCCGTTCCAAGCGATGGAGGTCATGGCTAATGCGGCATATAGGCGTCCAGGGAATGAATCTTGGTCATGCCCCTGCCCATGCCGCCTCCCTGCTCGGAGGCTTTGTAGCACGCGTATTCCTCGTCCAGGAGGGTCTCCTGGGTCATTTTGATGGAAACTCCGGGCCGTATTTCCCTGTCCCGGCTCCACATGAGCACCAGCGAGACGCGCCCGCCCTTGCCGTCTTCGAAGGACCACTGCCAGGCGATGACGTTGCGGAAGGCGTCGCCCTCGTATTTGTCGGGCTTGCCGAAGGCGGCCTCATAACGGTCGTAGAGCTTGTTGAAGAGCCCCTGGCCCCGGTCGTGAAACTTGAGCTTGATGCGCACCAGCCGTCCTTCACTCTTGCAGTTGCCGAAGGCCAGGCTGCCGCCGCGCACCCCGGGCAGGGCGTCGGGCTTGAGCTGGGCCTCGGACAGAAACGGCGCGTCGGACACGGAGACGGCCCGCTCCATGCGGCAGTAGCTCTTATAGTGTTCCACGGGCTCGCCCAGGGTGAACCCGGCCAGAGTGGAGGGGAATCCCTCGGCGGCCTGGGCGGGCATCGAAAACAGGACCGTCAGGGTCATGATCAGGAAAACGATTCTTCGCATAGATACGTCGCTTTGCTTGGATTAAGGCTTGTCCGCAAAATGGACACTCCTTATGATTAAACAAGATCGCTCCTCTAGGCAACCGCAAGAGGCGAAGGCGAACCGGACATGACCGCAAAGCGCCCCTTTTCCCACTGTGGCCGCACGGGGCGAAAGAGCGTCATGCGGGAGCCGGGCTCCTCTCCCTTTGCGGGCAACACCGGCGGCCACGGCCGGCCCGTGGGTCGAGCTTGATTCCAACCGCATCTTCTCCTGTTCCCGACCGCCGAGCTCCCTTCGTCCAGGGCGGGCTGGCTCCGGCCGCAGCGTTGCGACAACGGTGTTATTTCCGTCCACAGATTCTTCTTTCCGCTTGTTTCCGACAGCCCGAAACAGTATGCTGAGAATGAACGAATCCAGCCAGTTCGAACACAAAGGACGTCAATGAGCAAACCGGGACGACTCATCTCGCTGCCATTCTCGAAATCCGTCGAGATCAGTTACAAGAGCCTGAAGGTGCGCTTTTTCCGTTCCATGATCACGGTCTCAAGCCTGGTTCTGGCCGTGTCGTTCCTGAGCTTCGTCCTGGTCAACCTGAACATCGCGGAAGGCATACTCCTGCATGGCGGCCGGGATGCGGCCCGGGCCCTGTCCCAGGCGGGCTTCGACGTGGACCTGGCCCAGGGGGCCGTGGCCATGTCGGCCAAGGAACGCTGGATCGTCATCCTGTCCCTGCTGGTCTGCGCCGTGGGCATCGTCAACGCCCAGCTCATGTCCGTGACCGAACGGTTCTCGGAAATCGGGGTCATGAAGTGCCTGGGTGCGCTGGATTCCATGATCCTGCGCCTCTTCCTGCTGGAGGCGGGCATGCAGGGCCTGGCCGGGGCCTTTGCGGGGGCGCTGCTCGGCTGCCTGTTTTCCCTGTTGGCCGGAGTCGTGCGCTTCGGCTTCGCGGCCCTTTCGAGCCTGCCGCTCCCGTCCATGCTCGGTTCCCTGGGGCTGGCCACCCTGGCGGGCTGCGGCCTGAGCCTGCTGGGCGTGCTCTACCCGGCTTGGCTGGCGGCGCGCATGGACCCCATCAAGGCCATCCGGGCGGAACATTGAGGATATCTTATGAGTGACGGCAAACGCACCATTGTCCGCGTCATCGGCGTAAAAAAGACCTTCACCATGGGCAAGGTGGAGCTTCAGGCCCTCAAGGGCGTGGACCTCGAAATCTTCGCCGGGGAATACATCTCCATCATGGGGCCGTCCGGCTCGGGCAAGTCCACCCTGTTCAACATGATCGGCGGCCTGGACAAACCCACCGAGGGCAAGGTCTTCATCGACGAGGTGGACATCTCCCAACTGGACGCCTTCGAACTGGCCTGGCTCAGGAACCGCAAAATCGGCTACATCTTTCAGACCTTCAATCTCATCCCGGTGATGACCGCTCTGGAGAACGTCACCCTGCCCATGACCTTCGCGGGCATGAACGCGGACGACGCCCAGGAAAAAGGCATCGAGCTGCTCAAGCTGGTGGGGCTGGGCGAACGATTCCAGCACAAGCCGCTGGAACTGTCCGGCGGCCAGCAACAGCGCGTGGCCGTGGCCCGATCCCTGGCCAACGACCCGGCCATCGTCCTGGCCGACGAGCCGACCGGCAACCTGGACCTGTCCACGGGCGAGGAAATCATCGAGCTGTTGCAGATGCTCTCCCAGGAGCGCGGGGTCACGGTCATCTCGGCCACGCACGACTACAAAATGCTCAACGTGTCCGACCGCGTCGTCTGGGTGCGCGACGGCCAGGTGGACCGCGTCGAGCGACGCGAGGAACTGGACATCTCCATCGGCGGAATCGGCGAAAAGCTGACCGGCCACAGGACTCCCGGGGCATAGTTCATGACCCGGCGCGGCCCGCAACTCTTCACCGCCCTCCTGGCCGTTTTCCTGGTCGCGGCGTCCGTGCGCCCGGCCCTGGCCGACGGTGCCGACTTCCTGCGCCGCCTGAGCGCGCTGGGCGACCGATCGCCGGGCAGCACGGGCGTGGCCCGGGCCGCGGACATGGTCGAGGCCGAATTCGCACGCCTGTTTCCGGACGGAACCTTGGGGCGCCAATCCTTCCACCTGCCCGTGCAGGTCCAGGAGGGAGCGACCCTGACCGTCAAGGCCACAGGCGCGGTCGAGTCCCTGCGCCAATTGCGGGCCAACGCCCTGTCCCCCGGCGCCGTGGCCCCGCCCGGCATCGACGGCCCCCTGCTCTACGCGGGCCCGGGAACCGTGGCCGACTTCGACGGTCTGAACGTGGAGGGGGCCCTGGTCCTCATGGACATGGACTCGGGCAAGAACTGGAACAACGCGGCCATGCTCGGCGCACGCGGGTTGATTTTCGTGGGCGAGGGCGGGGACGGCGGCGCGGCCCCCAGGCCTCGCTTCAGTTCCAAATTCGAGCTCACCCCGGTGGACTTTCCCGTGTTCTGGCTCGCCCGCGAACGGGCCGAAGCCCTGTTCGGGCGAGACCTCACGACCAGGGGGCCCCACGAACTCGGCCAGGGCAGGCTGACCTCCCGGGGCAAGTGGCGCAACGAACGGTTGCAGAACGTCTATTGCCGCATCCCCGGCACCGACCCGGAACTCTCCGGGCAGACCGTAATCCTGGAGGCGTTCTACGACTCCACAGCCCTGGTGGAAGGGCATTCCCCGGGCGCGGACGAGGGCGCCTCCATCGTCGCCCTCATGGACCTGGCCGCCGACCTGGCCGCACACCGCCCCAAACGCTCGGTCCTGTTCCTGGCCACGGCGGGCAAGTCCTCGGCCCAGGCGGGCATGCGCGAATTCACCTGGGCCCTGGTGACCAAGGGCAAGGCCCTCAAGGCGCGGCGCGACGGGCTTCGAGAGCGGGTGACCGGCACGGAGCGCACCCTGGCCCTGCTCCGCTCGCCCCAGCCCCTGGCCCCGGCCAACCTGGCGGA encodes:
- a CDS encoding FtsX-like permease family protein, which gives rise to MSKPGRLISLPFSKSVEISYKSLKVRFFRSMITVSSLVLAVSFLSFVLVNLNIAEGILLHGGRDAARALSQAGFDVDLAQGAVAMSAKERWIVILSLLVCAVGIVNAQLMSVTERFSEIGVMKCLGALDSMILRLFLLEAGMQGLAGAFAGALLGCLFSLLAGVVRFGFAALSSLPLPSMLGSLGLATLAGCGLSLLGVLYPAWLAARMDPIKAIRAEH
- a CDS encoding ABC transporter ATP-binding protein gives rise to the protein MSDGKRTIVRVIGVKKTFTMGKVELQALKGVDLEIFAGEYISIMGPSGSGKSTLFNMIGGLDKPTEGKVFIDEVDISQLDAFELAWLRNRKIGYIFQTFNLIPVMTALENVTLPMTFAGMNADDAQEKGIELLKLVGLGERFQHKPLELSGGQQQRVAVARSLANDPAIVLADEPTGNLDLSTGEEIIELLQMLSQERGVTVISATHDYKMLNVSDRVVWVRDGQVDRVERREELDISIGGIGEKLTGHRTPGA